The following are from one region of the Lineus longissimus chromosome 19, tnLinLong1.2, whole genome shotgun sequence genome:
- the LOC135502706 gene encoding tetraspanin-21-like, translating to MAAYLNLTIIDKYYGTPFTSEPLSLAWDFLHITFSCCGLDNYTDFDSATNWNKTSAAGSMVIPPSCCKVQDASTFPTFTLTDTNCPYSPSTTNSNYQTTCYASLMSYVQTYSIAIIAVTSSVAVLQLIVIIAACCLCRAIGGDSDTRA from the exons ATGGCCGCATATCTAAATCTTACGATCATCGACAAATACTACGGCACTCCATTTACCTCTGAGCCGCTGTCTCTTGCCTGGGACTTTCTACATATCACA TTCTCCTGCTGCGGTCTTGACAACTACACCGATTTTGACTCTGCCACCAACTGGAACAAAACTTCTGCTGCCGGCTCCATGGTTATACCGCCATCTTGTTGTAAAGTCCAGGACGCGAGCACCTTCCCAACGTTTACGTTGACCGACACTAACTGTCCGTACAGTCCTTCCACGACCAACTCAAACTACCAGACT ACTTGCTACGCTTCGCTGATGAGCTACGTCCAGACTTACTCCATCGCAATAATAGCTGTAACATCATCCGTGGCCGTCCTGCAACTAATCGTCATCATAGCTGCATGTTGCCTCTGTCGGGCCATTGGAGGGGACTCAGATACACGCGCCTAA